ATGGTTGGGGAGCAACATGTGTGTAGTCTGGAGCAGGgtgacaagaaggggaagatgaGAGTCAAACCGACCACCTTCAGCACAGCTCTAAACATCAACGCTGAAGTGCTCTGTAAAACCTGCGACTGTGAGAAggtgtgaagacagacacatatgagcacaaagacacacacacacacacacgggttttGGTTTCTAActgtcttttttctctctccgCTTCCTAAAGACCCCCACTGAAAATGCAGTGCGGTGTACAGGCCACGGGGACCTGGTCTGTGGGAGGTGCCGGTGCTATGGTGGCTGGTGAGACAAACAGAACTGAATGTACTTTCTCTCTCATATGCTATATCCTCCTGAAGATCTTATGTTATGTAGAACATCGAAGCTATAAAAACAAAGAGAGTCGCACACTCCGTATGTATAATCTCCCAGTAATTAGacatctttgggggggggggggggggtttgttagATTTGTTAAATTATTGGGAGGATATACATACCGGTAAGTGtgctactctctttgtttttATAGCTTCGATTTTTTACAGAAGTGTTTGAGGTGAAAGGAACATGTACCAAGAAATTGTTAGTTATCTTTTATTGCAAGTGGAAAAAGTGTCCTCTGTAGTGGTCATTTAGACTTAAATATGAATAAATTAACATTACAGTGAATGGGTACAGTAGGTGAAAAACATAGTTGCGGCATCTGGGtgtccactacagaggacattTCCTGATAAGATTTTATTTAGCTCTTATTTAATGTGGAAAAAAATGACACAGTCCTGACAACTCACTTGATTATTCCTGAGATATTCACTTACTGGAAACAATTTCAATATCAAACTCACAAAAATTGTAATTAGTAATTACACACACACTTCTTTTCAAATTTCCATAAAATGTGCTAACGTTGTCAAGGTCACACCCCCAACACCTGTGATATCATTGAAAAGCCCAGAATGCCCTCTCAATGGGTCAACATGACTTAATACAGTGGCTTGTGTGGCCTCAGAGATACGGACCGAGAACGAGAGAGGGCAAAAATGAGGTGCTGGGTCTCAGGAAGATATAATAATAATTGATAGTGCTTTTCCAGTGCTCGAAGCGCTTTACATTATAAGGTGGGAAACTCCTGCCACCGCTGATGTATAGCACCCTAGGGTGATGCACGGCAGAACGCTCACCACACAGCAGTTACAGTATCATGTTGGAGAGCTGAGGAGTGATATATGCCAATTAGGAATCAATTACACTTGGACAGAAGACAGAACATGATCATGAAAGGCCATCTTTCTCCCCGTGGTGGGTGTCCCCAGGCTGGGTCCGTTCTGTAACTGCTCAACCAGTGCGTCGCCGGTCGCAGGTAGTTCCTGTCTGGGTCCTGGCGTGGGGGAGCCGTGTTCTGGCCGAGGAGATTGCCTGTGTGGAACGTGTGTGTGTTACAACACCGACCAGTACGAGGGACCCCTCTGTCAGTTTGACAAGTCCCAGTGTCAACGATACGGAGGCTTCCTCTGCAACGGTGAGTGTGTGGCCGTCATCATTGTCTCAAGATACCGAGCTTGTGGCACCGCGTTGCGTTAGAATAACACTCACTGTCATAAGACGTGCACATCTTTGTCATGCAGTTTGTGTTCCCTTAACTCCATAAAATCTGAATctttgtgagagtgtgtgagagtgtgaagCACTTGAAGTAGATTCTaaccatttctgtgtgtgtgtgtgtgtgtgtgtgtgtgtgtgtgtgtgtgtgtgtgtgtgtgtgtgtgtgtgtgtgtgtgtgtgtgtgtgtgtgtgtgtgtgtgtgtgtgtgtgtgtgtgtgtgtgtgttagaccgTGGTCGTTGCTTCATGGGTCAGTGTGCGTGTGCAGAGGGCTGGGAGGGACCGGCCTGTGAGTGTCCCATGAGCAACCAGACCTGTCTGGACACTAAAGGGGTGAGCGctacatcatctctctctctctttgtctctgtttctctctctctttctctctctctctctgtttctctttatttttctctttctctctctctgtctctttttctctctctttgtctctgtctctctctctctctctctctctctctctctctctctctgtcgttttctctctatctctttctctctctctctctgtttctctttatttctctctctctctctctctctctctctctctctctctctctctctctctctctctctctctctctctctctctctctccctgtctctttgtctctgtctccctctatctctttctctctctctctctctctctctctctctctctctctctctctctctctctctctctctctctctttgtcgttttctctctctttctttctttctttctctctgtctctgtctctctctctctctctttgtctctgtttcgctctctttctctctctctctctgtctctgtctttgtttctctccttctttgtatctgttgctctctctctctgtttgtctttctttgtctctctgtctctctctctctctctttgtctttctctctcaattcaattcaaaggggctttattggcatgggaaacacatgtttacattgccaaagcaagtggaaaaacaataaacaaaagtgagaagACACAAAACAACATGAACAAAAAACTAttagaaatgaacagtaaacattgcactcaACAAAGTTTCAAAAAGATGAAGACATATCAAGTGTTATATTATCcagctatgtacagtgttttaGCAAGGTGCAAATAATTGTGGAACGAATAGTGGGGAAagataaataaacataaaaataTTGGTGGTATTTGCAAATATTTTCTCATGGCAACGGGCCACAAAACTTGCTGTTGTGATTGCATATTGTGGTATTTCgcctaacagatatgggagtttagcaatgttggatttgttttcaaattctttgtgggtgtATGATTTGTGGGAAATATTTGTCTCTAATgtcatacatttgtcaggaggttaggGAGAAGTTCAGctcaggtctgcctatggcggcctctctcaatagcaaggctatactcactgagtctgtacatacaagtcagtcacagtggtcaggtattctgccactgtgtactctctgtttagggccagattCCAATTTGTTCCGTTTTTTGGTtgattctttccagtgtgtcaaataGTTCTCtttttgtgttgctgtcctggggctctgtggggtctgtttgtgaacagagccataGAACCAActgggactcttctctaggttcatttctctgtaggtgaggggTTTGAGGTGGAATGTGTGGGCATCGCTtcattttaggtggttgtagaattaaaCAGCTCTTTTCTAGAGGGGATAGTCCTATTTCTGCTCTTCAtgcattgtttggggttttgCGTTGtacacaaaatatatttgagCTAAATTATGCGTGCAGAGTCTCAgttgggtgtttgtcccattttgtgaaccctccctccctccctgcagaTTGCTACAATATTATTCATGAAtgatctaaccccccccccccccccctctctcagggTGTCTGTAACGGGCGTGGTGTGTGTAAGTGCGGTCGTTGTGAGTGCCAGGACTCTGGCCTGGCCATGACCCCCACCTGCGAGGCTAACTTCCAGGCCCAGCTGGGGATGTGTGAGGACAAGAGGAGCTGTgtccagtgtcaggcctggaaGACCGGCGAGAAGAAGGACAGCGACAAGTGCGACCAGTGCCAGTTCAAAGTGGTCATGGTGGACGAGCTCAAGGAGAATAAAGAGGTGATTGAGGCGTGTAGTTTCCGTGACGAGGATGACGACTGTACGTACCACTACACCGTGGACTACCCTGAGGACCAGACAAACAAGGAACTGGAAGTCCAGGTGCTCAAAAAGAAAGGTGAGGCATGACCAACGTTCATATatgggtgacaggtagcctagcggttagagtgttggcccagtaaccgaaaggcCAACGcggttaaacttttttttttatgtgcCCAGTGTCGCTGTTGATAATGGCAGAAAATGGCTACCCCAcactctgagggtgtctcagggagagtgggatatgcaacaaaaaaaacatttccaattcacacaagGACAGATAGGCACACACCTAATTATTATAATCTTTATACCTTTGTTTATATGATGCTAATACAACTACGGGGGTTCTCTGGTTTGTTCTGGAAGTGCTCAGCATCTTTGTGCACTCTGGTTGTGATGCTGATGTTATTGTTGATGTTGTCGTCTGTCCCCTTAGACTGTCCCCCTGCTGGCTTCCTGTGGCTGATCCCTCTCATCATGTTCCTCATGCTACTGCTGGGTCTACTGCTGCTCTGCTGCTGGAAGTACTGCGCCTGCTGCAAGGTACTGTCCAGTCACAACCATAACACAACCAGCCATGGCCTTGCCATACTCTGAAGGAAATAATCCCTCtttgcctccctccctcattctgtttctctctcaggcATGTCTTGCTCTACTGCCATGCTGTGGAAGAGGTGAGTTACTCAAGCCATATCACTTTTATGAACCTTTTAATATCCTTCTGTGCCTATATTACTAGGTCTGTACCATGTTTCCAGGCAGTATTATAACGTGTGATTGAACATGTGTTTTCCTATGTGTGTCTGTAGGCCGTATGGTTGGCTTTAAGGAGGACCAGTACATGCTCCGCCAATCCCTGCTCACCTCTGACCACCTGGACACGCCCCTAGTGAGGACCGGCCCGCCCAAGAGCACCGATGTGGTTCGCTGGAAGATCACCGACAATGTGCACCGATCGCCCAATCACCCGCTGGCGCAGGTCCAGCCAAACCCCAAAGAGACCAGTGAGTGTGAAGTGTTCCGAATTCCGTCTCTCCCATTGGTTGGAGTTATCACTAGAACTTCCTGGTTTACATGATCATGATTCTGAGTGATGAAACATAACCCTaatccacctctcttctcctcttcaacTCTTCCTAATttgccattcctcctcctcctcctcctcttcctctcctcctactctctttctttctcctcccctctttcctcctctcttcctccatctatAGTCCAGTTCCCTCTGTCCCTGCGTCTGAACAGGCTGTTCACAGAAAGTCTGTCCCACCCCGACGCCAGAGACACGGAGATGCTACGCATGGAGGTTGATGACaacgtgagtgtgtttgtgtgagtgtgagcAAGCtgggtgtatatatacagtattgtatGACATCCCTTGTGACAGTGGATTGCGTGTGTATACTTTATGTGTGTCTTCACTGTTTAGCTCAATGAAGTGTACAAGCATGTTCCTGGAGCCCAGAAGGTTCAGAAGACCAAATTTAGGTGAGACACTTATTTCAGGATGACTTTCAATCCCTCTTGAATTTATTACAATGTAAGTCATTTTTTGTGCATGTTGTCTAAATCGTATTTTCTCAAATCATTACTGATAttctggttgtgtttcagattacagAGAAATGCTGGTAAAAGAAAAGACCACACAATTGTAGACACGGTCGTGTCCGCTCCTCGCTCCAGCTACCCCGACATCGTCAAATTGACTGAGAAAAACGTCCAGTCTGGAAACTTCCAAGATCTCAAAGTGGTGCCGGGCTACTACACAGTGGCCACAGAcaaaggtgtgtgtttgtgtgtatgtgtatgtctgtgtgtatgtctgtgtgtctgtgtgttgggagTTTATTAActgtctctccatctcgctctctctcgctctatctctctctctcttctctctgcagaGGCGGCTGGTGCCGTGGAGTTccaggagggggtggagacagtagATGTGCGCGTGCCGCTCTTCATCAAGGAAGATGACGATGATAAGAAGAAGCTGCAGGTGGAGGCGGTGGACGTTCCTCTGGGCATCGCTGAGATAGGGAAACGCTTCGTCAACATCACCATCATCAAAGAACACGGTGAGAGCCAATCGGAGGAGCCttatctaacccctgacctccatactctcttacacacacatgaTTCTTCAAAACCATATAGCATTACAAAACACTTTCTTACTATTTATTTCCAGTGAATATGTGTAAATTTCTCTTTTCTTTTGTGTACTTCCCTTCCCCTGACCTTATAAAGCTCATAATTCTGtgtgtctttcctctcctctccagccaaGAGTATTATGACGTTCCTCCAGCCTTCCTACACCTACAGCCGACAGGACGGAGTGGCTAACATCCCCATTAGCAGAGAGATCATAGAGGACGGACACACACAAGTCACCTACCGCACCCGAGACCTCACCGCCAAGGACAAGAAGGtaacacacgcgcgcgcacacactaAAATACAGCAATATCACACCTTTCATTAGTCTGTGACTGTTTCTTTTTCCAATCCTAACTACTCCTCCGTCTCTCGCCAGGACTATGTGACAGTGGATGGGGAACTGTCCTACGGGCCAGGGGAGACCCAGCAGACTGTACCTGTGCGTCTATTGGAGCTGGGAGAGGAAGACGGTCTGCTGAAGGACACACAGGTCAAACAATTTGTCATGGACCTCAGTAACCCAAGACAGGGAGCCAAGCTGGGACGCTACCCTAGAACCACTGTCACCATCACTGACCAACCAGGTGAGGTTATATACTACTGTCACTATCACTGACCAACCAGGTGAGGTTATATACTACTGTCACTATCACTGACCATTCAGGTGAGGTTATATACTACTGTCACTATCACTGACCATTCAGGTGAGGTTATATACTACTGTCACTATCACTGACCAACCAGGTGAGGTTATATACTACTGTCACTATCACTGACCAACCAGTTAAGAGGTTATATACTACTGTCACTATCACTgaccaaccaggtgagaggacagGGTCCAGGGTGTATCACATAGcatgaaaaaagaaagaaagatacCCTTATATTATTTTGATCATTTCATAGTTGTAATATAACAGTGTTTCTTTGGATCTTCGTCAGTTCACAGGATGGCGTCGCACAACAGGTCCCGGACATTATTATCCTGGGTGTTGAGAGCATAGTTGATGTAACAGCCGCATTTGTGGTTAGAAAGCCAGCCATAACGTCCTCCTCTGTAAGATGGCCATAACACACCTCTCCCGTTGCTTCCCTCAGAGCCcagtgtgatgatgtttatgaagagcaCCCAGAACTTCTCCACCGCCGACCCGACCTACTCCATCCCCGTGGTCCGCACACGCAACCAGGAGGGGCCTGCCACCGTCCACTGGAAGACCCGCAATGCCAAGCGCTTCGAGCTGTCCGGTCCCCTCAAGTTTGCTCCCGGGGAGACTGAGAAGAACATCGTGATCGACTCGCGGCCTCACCCTGGACCGGTCAAACCAGAGTCCTTCCAGCTGGAGTTGTTTGAACCCAGTACAAACGGCGCGGTCGGGGAGAGGAAGACGACAATGGTCACGATCACTGATGGAGGTaatacacacagaaacagacactgaaacacacacacatacagtatggggTATCTATAAGGAATCTGATGCATGAGATGTGCATCACTAGATACATGTTTTCCCTCAGCATTACCAGAGATTGCCCAGAAGCAGCAGCAGGGTAAGGACTTCATCAACCGGACAGCCATGTCTCCTGGGGGTCGTCTCTTCTCTCCCACCAACGTGAAGGCTAAAGCCACTGGCCCACGAAACATCCGTCTCAACTGGGACCCCTTAGGAAGCCCCCTGGGCTACAAGGTaaggaacccccccccctcaagatcTAACCCCTTGGACTGCAAGGTGCTGAGAGGAACTGTCACACAGGACTTAACTTACCTTGACTTAAACCCTTTTACCCCGTGAGGAGCATAGTTCATCAACAGAGGAACTCATTAGATTCGCCCCCATGACACACCTGCCAATTTCTTCTGTTGGAAATGATGAGATTATTTTCCCAAAATCTTTGGAGTGTAATTTTGGAGTATACAAATAAACGTTGGAATGTATTCCATTTAAGATTGTTCATTCCAACCAGTGTTTCACCTGTGTTTTCTGTATCTTCTGTTTCCCTCTCCGTGGTCACCAGGTGAAGTATTGGATCTATGGGGACCCTGAGACTGATGCCCAGGTGATAGATGTGAAGACCAACCACGCTGAGCTGACCAACCTGTACCCCTTCTGTGACTACGAGATGAAGGTGTGTGGCTACAACGCCCTGGGAAACGGAAACTACAGCGACATGGTGCCCTGTCAGACCCTGGAGGACGGTGAGTGAGCACACTTCCTGTTCCTGTCAAATCTGGACTACATTTATTGTCTTTCACAAATAACACTTCTAGGATTGTggacagttttttttcttcttgttgAATATTGTTGGGTCGACACAGGATGTAAGCTCAACGATCGTGTCGATGGTTTTCCGCCTTTCCTACCTTGTGATAAATGTttcctccttcctttcctcccctcatccctctctcctctcctcctccagtccCCAGTGAGCCCGGTCGTCTTGCGTTCAACGTCATCAGTCCAACTGTCACTCAGGTCAGCTGGGCGGAGCCTGCCGAGACCAACGGTGTCATCACCAACTACGAGGTCCTCTACACACCCATCAATGACAACACAAGTGAGTGACCAATCAAATCGAAGAATCACCGAATGCCTCTTAATGCCTGTGCTTCTAAGACATTCTAACGCGTACATATTAGAACTCAATCATTTAATGGGATCTCTGTGTTCTCCTCTCCCTCGTCCTTCCCCCTGTAGAGCCGATGGGTGTAGCTAAGAAGGTTAAGATAGACAACCCTAAGAAGAGAATGTTGCTAATTGAGAACCTGCAGTCGGCCCAGACCTACTGCTATAAGGTCCGGGCTAAGAACAGCATTGGCTGGGGTCCATTCAGAGAGGCAACCATCAACCTGGCCTCACAGCCCGTCAGACCCATGTCCAGTGAGTTCCTCTAAGGGCACCGCGTTGCTGTTTTGTGGAAAATAAATCCTCAAATGAACCAATGAAAACCAACTGTCGCTGCAGCCCGGAATTGTTCTGTCTCCTACTATAGGATACTATATTGAATGTGATACTTTTAGCATGACCATTAGCTTCATGTTtgagtctcctccctctctccctgcagtCCCCATCATCCCAGACATCCCAATAGTGGACGCGGAGGCGGGGGATGAGTACGACGGCTACCTGATGTACAGCAGTGAGGTCATGAGGTCGCCAACAGGCTCCAAGAGACCCAGCGTCTCAGACGAAGGTGGGTACCCTGCCGACTACGCCACCTTAGCCGGCTCTTGGAGCCTGTTTAACTGCAGCCTACCTTCGGTGGCGTACTGTGTGTTGTGGTTTCGTAGTGTGTTTTCAGTGGATCCCATGAAGAATAGCTGTGGCTAAGTAACAGCTAATGGGGAAGAAGCTCACTGTTTTAGATATATACATATTGGGTAGTAGCCCCCTCATTAAGCCAGTGAGCTTCACTGCTCTGTGAAACCAAGTGAATGcagactggacaggacaggactgtTATAAATGGGTTCCATGCAAAGAAAGATATGTCTATCCATCTTCTGGAGTCCAGTCCTCTGctcactgaaggagagagagaaaggaaataaataaaaacagaaaagGTCTTACAGTGTCATGGTCAAGGGGCTTACAAATATGAGGGTctcctccacccttctctctctctttttgcatgctttcttctttctctttctgcctctttcttctttctttatctttatttgttttgttccttcccccctctctctctttctctctctgaggtgtcTTTTAAGAAACTGACATTTATTTTACATCTCATGAGATCATCAGAATATTTTCATCTTCATGGCTTTGGGTTCTATCATGCCAGTCTTCATACCAGTCTTTATTTTCTTCTTTATGGCTTTTTCGTGCCAGTCAAACCTTTCCTACCATTGATCCAAACTGCAAAGAAATCTGTGATTGCTGAAAGCCTCCAGACATCTGTAGTTGTAGATATCGCCGAAGCTACATACAtgctgcctcctcctcttcctcctccctccttcactccttccATCGCTCGCCCTTTCACCAATCACCACGCTTCACAAAAACAACAACTGCAATGCAAACTATCAATCCAGACCATCACCCACCCACCCTGCTTGCTTCTCCCCTCCATAACAAGGCTTTATCAAGTTGGTGGGTTCCAAGCTGGACCTGCGTTCGGTGTCCTGGAAGAGGCATGTGGATGTGATCCCCTACCACCtcagcacagacacagacaccagCACTGACGAGACTCCCCGGCCCAGTCGAGCACAGACCCCATCCCTGAAAGGTGAAGACCACCTATCTGGAGTGCTAGACagccagacaagacagacagatagcCAGCAAGATagccagacaagacagacagaaagatagcATGCCAGCTACTGCGCATGGCAGCCACCAACCTCCAATGCAGCTGCAGTGCCCCCTTATCATCTCCTCTCTGGCTACACAAAATATGCTCGATCGGGGATCCTTTAAGATGAGCCTGAGTCTTCAGATCGCTAATCATCAGCATGCGCCCTTCCTCACATCTGCCATCTGCCCTGAAACTGCAACCTGGTTCTACTCTTATTCCTACCCCTGCTGCACCTCGCGACCTTCCACCCCAAAGAGGGTTCCAGGCATCAACTGCCCCACCTCCAGTTGATGATCGTGGACAGGCTTTTCCAGGTGCCTgtttgtctcctctgtctgtctgctttacACCTCTCTGTGGAGAGAGACTCTGGAAAGGAGGCAGCTTGTAAAGCTTGTATAAAGGCTTCTCATGGGTGTGAAGGTGGTGACAGCAAAAATATGTCCCTGTGTGCAGTCTGAGGTTGTAAGGTGGCCATTACTCTTGCAGTTCGTTGTGATTTGTTGCTATCGATGCGCTTGAATCAATTGTTTTGGTTCcaacatgtttggtttgggttATGTTGGGTTCCAGAATGTTTGGTTTGGGTTATGTTGGGTTCCAGAATGTTTGGTTTGGGTTATGTTGGGTTCCAGAATGTTTGGTTTGGGTTATGTTGGGTTCCAGAATGTTGTTGATGTCCTTTATGTTCTCCTCTCACTTCTCCGGCTCTCCTCATCTTTTTCTGTCAGACCAAATGAACGGCAGGTGGGAACAAAACTTCCTGTTCCCCGGGGGAAATAATTCCATGTCGCGCAGTGCCAATATGTCGTCTTCCAGCTACAGCCAGCTGTCTCCCATGTCCACCCTCAGCTCCAACCACAGAGGAGGGGCTGGGGGTTCCATGACTACGGAGTCCTCCACGACATACCACTCTGGACAAGGTACGGATGGATGCAGAGTCCTTCTTAAAATGTGTCAGCTTTTGAATCTTTCTGTTGACTTACAATGGTATGATAGTGACAAGAAATTCCAGCTGGCTTGTCTTCACCAGCACAGTAGCTACACTTTACAGAGTTCAGCAAACTTGGGAGATTTAGAGTTTCAGTGGGCAACGTGTTGACACCGAAAGTTGGAAAGGCATTGCACTCAGAATGCATGCTAGAATTCTATGGTTCTGTATCCACGTCTCTGGTGGTCATCATTATTCTACTCCTgtcttttcttctcctctcctacaGGAGGGAACTCGCTCTCCCGCACACAGATTATCGGGGGCGGGATGCGCACAGAGAATGTTGTCATGAGGAAGCGGTCAGAGAACAGAGGTTACTATGAGTATGATGACAACATCCGAGATTCCATCGTCATGGGAGACCTGTCCAGTGGATTGTCGGGATACACAGACGGCAAAAGTAAGATTAGTTGAAGTTGAGGCATATTTGAAGCATATTTTGAGATCAAGAGCCGATCATTTACGATCCACACTGACACAGGTCCCAGGTCACAGGAATATTTCACCGAGCCACTGAGATGAGGTCTTCGACTATGAGGCTTTTGCTGAGGAAAATGCCACTGCATAGTATTTAGATATTTCTGTCCTCTGCTATTGAAAGCTGGGAGAAGCTTATCTGTTTGCCTGTAGCAGTCGGGGCTATAAATGTCAGATATACACATCATCTGCAACAGGTTTACTGAGGAGATGCATGAGGCGGATGGATGGCTTGGATGTCAGTTATCGATTATTGGGGCTGGTGGCTGTACAGGGCTATGCAGGAGCTATGGTGACTgtcgctctcctcttctctcttgcctctttctctcccctccctgtgcTCCTTCTCCCACTCCttcacttctctccctctcctgtcctccttctCTCGTCCATTTGCTCCCTTTTTGCTCGCTCCCTGCGTTCTCAGGTACGTATGGCTTCAGCCCCAATCAGACacagtacagctacagtatgtctcAGGTCTTGCGGGGCAGGACCCAGTCTGAGGATGTCAACGATGCGCTACTGAATCTGGACAGGGTGCTCCAGGGTGAGTGCGTCTGCCgtcagcacacacacagagctgtccTCTCTCACACCACTGGGACTATAGCAGGGCTTAAAGCTACACTGTGGGTTCATAGTAGGACTTACCATGCCCATTGCTGGTTTGAGAGGAAGGCTTGGTGTCGCTATAGCTGGTTTTTGCTGTGATATGTTTGGTTTAGGGaaagttctctctttctttctccctctctctctttagttctctctctccatcgagcTCACTCCCCGCTCACTAATCCTATCTTACCTAATAACTGTCAATGTAACCCCTGTAATTTAATTGACCccacttaacccctaacccctgacctctctttctccccccatctctctctgtctgtctctatctcactgacctctctctctcccgtcagaCTCTCGTTTGGCCCCTGGGGTCCCTGACACCCCCACCAGGTTGGTGTTCTCTGCCCTGGGCCCCACGGCCCTGAAGGTCAGCTGGCAGGAGCCCCACTGTGACAGGGATGTGCTGGGGTACTGTGTCCTCTACCAGCTACTCAATGGAGGTATGGACCCATGATGATTTGTGTCACATTGTAAACacatggtgttttgttgatgtgtGGAAGAAGAATGTTGTTTTTCATTTGTGAACATAGTTCTCAGGTTTTTATTGACTAGGATTTGAAGAAATGTGTCTTTAATAGTTTCCTTAGCCCTGTCAACTTATTTAGATCTCAAAACCTTGTCCCAGCATACCTTCAATTTTTTTCAGTGGGGACCCCATTTTTTCAGCCAGAATTTCTGGGGAACCCATTTTTTGCACAATAACTTCTCATGACCCCATCCCAAATATAATGACAGCCTTAAAATTGGTAAATTCCGATTTTTACTTCAACAAATAACATTAAATTCATTACATTTTCATCTCTTATCAAAATGAAAATAAACCAATAAATGCAT
This genomic interval from Salvelinus fontinalis isolate EN_2023a chromosome 30, ASM2944872v1, whole genome shotgun sequence contains the following:
- the LOC129829033 gene encoding integrin beta-4-like isoform X1, producing the protein MQCLRPLFHSGGPHIFPFRPRREMGRWTLNLLVGVVLLAVLTASCYAEKVNHCLATRASTCSECIQSGKGCAYCPDEIFDGPRCDLHDNIVNRGCNSAVTAKSSMSMERNEQINMLLKQSQVAPQEMSMTLLPGEEREIEMEVFEPAKGPLDLYILMDFSNSMEDDLDNLKRMGAELAALVSKLSDDYTIGFGKFVDKVVEPQTDMRPSKLAKPWPNSDPPFSFRHVITLTPDLLSFTEKLQKERISGNLDAPEGGFDAILQAAVCGEKIGWRSHATHLLVFSTESAFHYEADGANVLAGIMPRNDEQCHLDPEGKYTEDTRQDYPSVPTLVRLLGKHNIIPIFAITNHSFTYYQKLYEYFPIAELGLLQEDSANILNILEKAFENIRSKISIRAEDRPKAIEAQVLSYSGSVAQAGTFKVKPGQIGKFKVRVKASEMVGEQHVCSLEQGDKKGKMRVKPTTFSTALNINAEVLCKTCDCEKTPTENAVRCTGHGDLVCGRCRCYGGWLGPFCNCSTSASPVAGSSCLGPGVGEPCSGRGDCLCGTCVCYNTDQYEGPLCQFDKSQCQRYGGFLCNDRGRCFMGQCACAEGWEGPACECPMSNQTCLDTKGGVCNGRGVCKCGRCECQDSGLAMTPTCEANFQAQLGMCEDKRSCVQCQAWKTGEKKDSDKCDQCQFKVVMVDELKENKEVIEACSFRDEDDDCTYHYTVDYPEDQTNKELEVQVLKKKDCPPAGFLWLIPLIMFLMLLLGLLLLCCWKYCACCKACLALLPCCGRGRMVGFKEDQYMLRQSLLTSDHLDTPLVRTGPPKSTDVVRWKITDNVHRSPNHPLAQVQPNPKETIQFPLSLRLNRLFTESLSHPDARDTEMLRMEVDDNLNEVYKHVPGAQKVQKTKFRLQRNAGKRKDHTIVDTVVSAPRSSYPDIVKLTEKNVQSGNFQDLKVVPGYYTVATDKEAAGAVEFQEGVETVDVRVPLFIKEDDDDKKKLQVEAVDVPLGIAEIGKRFVNITIIKEHAKSIMTFLQPSYTYSRQDGVANIPISREIIEDGHTQVTYRTRDLTAKDKKDYVTVDGELSYGPGETQQTVPVRLLELGEEDGLLKDTQVKQFVMDLSNPRQGAKLGRYPRTTVTITDQPEPSVMMFMKSTQNFSTADPTYSIPVVRTRNQEGPATVHWKTRNAKRFELSGPLKFAPGETEKNIVIDSRPHPGPVKPESFQLELFEPSTNGAVGERKTTMVTITDGALPEIAQKQQQGKDFINRTAMSPGGRLFSPTNVKAKATGPRNIRLNWDPLGSPLGYKVKYWIYGDPETDAQVIDVKTNHAELTNLYPFCDYEMKVCGYNALGNGNYSDMVPCQTLEDVPSEPGRLAFNVISPTVTQVSWAEPAETNGVITNYEVLYTPINDNTKPMGVAKKVKIDNPKKRMLLIENLQSAQTYCYKVRAKNSIGWGPFREATINLASQPVRPMSIPIIPDIPIVDAEAGDEYDGYLMYSSEVMRSPTGSKRPSVSDEDQMNGRWEQNFLFPGGNNSMSRSANMSSSSYSQLSPMSTLSSNHRGGAGGSMTTESSTTYHSGQGGNSLSRTQIIGGGMRTENVVMRKRSENRGYYEYDDNIRDSIVMGDLSSGLSGYTDGKSTYGFSPNQTQYSYSMSQVLRGRTQSEDVNDALLNLDRVLQDSRLAPGVPDTPTRLVFSALGPTALKVSWQEPHCDRDVLGYCVLYQLLNGGDMKRIDVSSPAENSVVVQDLLPNHSYLFKVKAQSLEGWGPEREGVITIESAVNPNSPLSPMPGSPFTLSTPSAPGPLVFTALSPEALQLSWDKPRKPNGDILGYVVTCEQLHGGGDMRSFQVSGNSAETSLTVPDLSENMPYKFKVQARTTQGFGPEREGIITIESQDGGSTSQIGGIGGMSQIGGLGGMSQIGGLGGMSQLGGLGGMSQLGGLGGMSQIEGLGGMSQYSSQSLTKRDVFQLPTEVSTHSNVTHTMINDPYFTGDGMMMTSQHTETSGMVTRHVTKEVVQRSMQVAGSSSVTKKVERSFYEA